Proteins from a genomic interval of Kitasatospora kifunensis:
- a CDS encoding acetyl-CoA C-acetyltransferase, which yields MPEAVIVSAARSPIGRAFKGSLKEVRPDDLTAQIIAAALAKVPELDPRQIDDLMLGCGLPGGEQGHNLARIIAVQMGMDYLPGTTITRYCSSSLQTTRMALHAIKAGEGDIFISAGVETVSRSINGTSDGMPNTQNPIFAEALARTAKRAEEGGGEWHDPREDGLLPDAYIAMGQTAENLAALKGITRADQDEFGVRSQNLAEAAIKAGFWQREITPVTTPDGTVVSADDGPRAGVTLEGVQGLKPVFRPDGTVTAGNCCPLNDGAAALVIMSDTKARELGLTPLARVVSTGVSALSPEIMGYGPVEASRQALKRAGLTIDDIDLVEINEAFAAQVIPSYRDLGIDLDKLNVNGGAIAVGHPFGMTGARITTTLINSLQWHDKQFGLETMCVGGGQGMAMVIERLS from the coding sequence ATGCCCGAAGCCGTCATCGTCAGCGCCGCCCGTTCGCCGATCGGCCGCGCCTTCAAGGGCTCGCTCAAGGAGGTCCGGCCGGACGACCTGACCGCCCAGATCATCGCCGCCGCGCTCGCCAAGGTCCCGGAGCTGGACCCGCGCCAGATCGACGACCTGATGCTCGGCTGCGGCCTGCCCGGCGGCGAGCAGGGCCACAACCTGGCCCGGATCATCGCCGTCCAGATGGGCATGGACTACCTGCCCGGCACCACCATCACCCGCTACTGCTCCTCCTCGCTGCAGACCACGCGGATGGCGCTGCACGCGATCAAGGCGGGCGAGGGCGACATCTTCATCTCGGCCGGCGTGGAGACCGTCTCCCGCTCGATCAACGGCACCTCGGACGGGATGCCGAACACCCAGAACCCGATCTTCGCCGAGGCACTGGCCCGCACCGCCAAGCGCGCCGAGGAGGGCGGCGGCGAGTGGCACGACCCGCGCGAGGACGGCCTGCTGCCGGACGCCTACATCGCGATGGGCCAGACCGCCGAGAACCTGGCCGCGCTCAAGGGCATCACCCGAGCCGACCAGGACGAGTTCGGGGTGCGCTCGCAGAACCTGGCCGAGGCCGCGATCAAGGCCGGCTTCTGGCAGCGCGAGATCACCCCGGTCACCACCCCGGACGGCACCGTGGTCTCGGCCGACGACGGCCCGCGCGCCGGGGTCACGCTGGAGGGCGTCCAGGGCCTCAAGCCGGTCTTCCGCCCCGACGGCACGGTCACGGCGGGCAACTGCTGCCCGCTGAACGACGGCGCGGCCGCGCTGGTGATCATGTCCGACACCAAGGCGCGCGAGCTGGGCCTCACGCCGCTGGCCCGGGTGGTGTCCACCGGCGTCTCGGCGCTCTCCCCCGAGATCATGGGCTACGGCCCGGTCGAGGCCTCCCGGCAGGCGCTCAAGCGAGCCGGGCTGACCATCGACGACATCGACCTGGTGGAGATCAACGAGGCCTTCGCGGCCCAGGTCATCCCGTCCTACCGGGACTTGGGGATCGACCTGGACAAGCTGAACGTCAACGGCGGCGCGATCGCGGTCGGCCACCCCTTCGGCATGACGGGCGCCCGGATCACCACCACGCTGATCAACTCCCTGCAGTGGCACGACAAGCAGTTCGGCCTGGAGACGATGTGCGTGGGTGGGGGCCAGGGCATGGCCATGGTGATCGAGCGGCTGAGCTGA
- a CDS encoding Bax inhibitor-1/YccA family protein: protein MRSSNPVFSREGSFSRDTGYAGFGTQSGAGRYDQPLSAEHLEELYRAPAAGPSATGRMTIDDVVANTALTLLMVVAAGAVAWFALPTASFQIAGAAALAAFVVGLVISFRRSVNPALVLLYAGLEGFFLGALTKVFNTIWPGIAIQAVLGTAAVFAGMLIAYRTGRIKVTARYTRVGLAIALGFVLLMLVNLVASLFGASLGLNSGPLGIVVGLVGVGLGAFFLSLDFAAVEQAIRGGAPRRESWRAAFGLTLSLVWIYLELLRLIAILRGDD from the coding sequence ATGAGGAGCAGCAACCCGGTCTTCTCGCGGGAGGGATCGTTCAGCCGCGACACCGGATACGCCGGGTTCGGCACCCAGAGCGGTGCGGGTCGGTACGACCAGCCGCTGAGCGCCGAACACTTGGAGGAGCTGTACCGCGCCCCGGCCGCGGGGCCGAGCGCCACCGGGCGGATGACCATCGACGATGTGGTCGCCAACACGGCGCTGACGCTGCTCATGGTGGTGGCGGCCGGCGCGGTGGCCTGGTTCGCGCTGCCCACGGCGAGTTTCCAGATCGCCGGAGCGGCCGCGCTGGCGGCCTTCGTGGTGGGCCTGGTGATCAGCTTCCGACGTAGCGTCAACCCGGCGCTGGTGCTGCTCTACGCGGGCCTGGAGGGCTTCTTCCTGGGCGCCCTGACCAAGGTCTTCAACACGATCTGGCCGGGCATCGCGATCCAGGCGGTGCTGGGCACGGCCGCGGTCTTCGCGGGCATGCTGATCGCCTACCGGACCGGGCGGATCAAGGTCACCGCGCGCTACACCCGGGTCGGCCTGGCGATCGCCCTCGGCTTCGTGCTGCTGATGCTGGTGAACCTGGTGGCCTCGCTGTTCGGCGCCTCGCTGGGCCTGAACTCCGGGCCGCTGGGCATCGTGGTCGGGCTGGTCGGGGTCGGCCTCGGTGCCTTCTTCCTGTCGCTGGACTTCGCGGCGGTGGAGCAGGCGATCCGCGGCGGCGCGCCGCGGCGCGAGTCCTGGCGGGCGGCGTTCGGGCTGACCCTGTCGCTGGTCTGGATCTACCTGGAGCTGCTGCGGCTGATCGCCATCCTGCGCGGCGACGACTGA
- a CDS encoding ABC transporter ATP-binding protein produces MTAAAVRTGRAAARATGLNKVYGSGETRVVALEQVDIEFRQGEFTAIMGPSGSGKSTLMHCMAGLDAVSSGSATIGDIELVGLKDKQLTQLRRDKIGFVFQAFNLLPTLTALENITLPMDIAGRKVDKAWLDAVVETVGLSGRLSHRPSQLSGGQQQRVACARALASKPEIVFADEPTGNLDSRSGAEILAFLRNSVRELGQTVVMVTHDPVAAGYADRVVFLADGRIVDELTAPTADSVLDRMRRFDAKGRTN; encoded by the coding sequence ATGACCGCAGCCGCCGTCCGCACCGGCCGGGCCGCCGCCCGGGCGACCGGCCTGAACAAGGTCTACGGCTCCGGCGAGACCCGGGTGGTCGCACTGGAACAGGTGGACATCGAGTTCCGGCAGGGCGAGTTCACCGCGATCATGGGCCCTTCCGGCTCCGGCAAGTCGACCCTGATGCACTGCATGGCCGGGCTGGACGCGGTCTCCTCCGGGTCCGCCACGATCGGGGACATCGAGCTGGTGGGGCTGAAGGACAAGCAGCTGACGCAGCTTCGCCGGGACAAGATCGGCTTCGTCTTCCAGGCGTTCAACCTGCTGCCGACGCTGACCGCGCTGGAGAACATCACGCTCCCGATGGACATCGCCGGTCGCAAGGTGGACAAGGCCTGGCTGGATGCGGTGGTGGAGACGGTGGGCCTGTCCGGGCGCCTCTCCCACCGGCCGAGCCAGCTCTCCGGCGGGCAGCAGCAGCGCGTGGCCTGCGCCCGCGCGCTGGCCAGCAAGCCGGAGATCGTCTTCGCCGACGAGCCCACCGGCAACCTGGACTCCCGCTCCGGCGCCGAGATCCTCGCCTTCCTGCGCAACTCGGTGCGCGAACTGGGCCAGACCGTCGTCATGGTGACCCACGACCCGGTGGCGGCCGGCTACGCGGACCGCGTGGTCTTCCTCGCCGACGGCCGGATCGTGGACGAGCTGACCGCGCCCACCGCGGACAGCGTGCTGGACCGGATGCGCCGCTTCGACGCCAAGGGCCGCACCAACTGA
- a CDS encoding ABC transporter permease, with product MYRTALRNVLAHKGRLLMTALAVLLGTAFVAGTMVFSDTFGSALTNSYSKSYTDLAVQVTDNDSQSSTSSSEGSGQSANTEPHLTATTVSQLAALPGVAQARGVVENFAAVADKQGKALGQGQDSFGANYVPNSTGTDSRYPMAQGRGPQKSGEIALDKQSADKAGYRIGDTVRVATNGPALDTTLTGIFTTDDPKVSSGDPLVLFDTATAQRLLLTPGQFSAVSLTAAPGTSQSALQDEVLPVLPKSNAIVAQTADQLQADQRTMVSRQMSSVRTMLLAFAGISLFVGIFIIANTFTMLVAQRTRELALLRAIGASRKQVTRSVLLEALLIGVFSSVAGLLAGIGIGAGMQTLISHLGSGTTPTGPLVIAPTTVLTALLVGVLVTVVSALLPARRAARIAPVAAMASGDQPTTQKGLVVRNSIGGVIAGGGLALILWGAASGSDGKWIVAGGAAAALIGTFILTPLLSRPLIALIGPALGRLFGVSGKLARQNAVRNPRRTAATASALTIGLTLVSALTVLGASMNGWLDGEITKSLKADYSVQMSNGLSVSPTIADQIAKTPGVVASSPVNNAYLKIDGQGQPVTGIDPAQAPQLLSLTMQSGSLSALTQGQLLVDASLAKSRQLAVGSALPIAFPDGTTGTLKVGGIYTDNMLVKKLVMSNAALAGHGVQPSYDQVLVKGAQGESSTLEQALVNAGGNNPLIQVQSQQDLRNQLSSTIAFALNMLYGLLAMSVLVAVLGVVNTMAMSVFERKREIGMLRAIGLNRSAVKRMVQLESVVISLFGAVLGLALGCFLAWAVNGTLKSDIAGLSTVLPYGKLLVFLALAAVVGLVAAIWPARRAAKLDILDSIKAA from the coding sequence ATGTATCGCACCGCACTGCGCAACGTGCTGGCCCACAAGGGCCGGCTGCTGATGACAGCGCTGGCCGTACTGCTCGGCACCGCCTTCGTGGCCGGCACCATGGTCTTCTCCGACACCTTCGGCTCGGCCCTGACCAACAGCTACTCCAAGAGCTACACGGACCTCGCCGTCCAGGTCACCGACAACGACTCGCAGTCCAGCACCAGCAGCTCCGAGGGCTCCGGCCAGAGCGCGAACACCGAGCCGCACCTGACCGCCACCACCGTCAGTCAGCTCGCCGCGCTGCCCGGCGTGGCCCAAGCCCGTGGCGTGGTCGAGAACTTCGCCGCCGTCGCGGACAAGCAGGGCAAGGCGCTCGGCCAGGGCCAGGACTCCTTCGGCGCCAACTACGTGCCGAACAGCACCGGTACGGACAGCCGCTACCCGATGGCCCAGGGCCGCGGGCCGCAGAAGTCCGGTGAGATAGCCCTGGACAAGCAGAGTGCCGACAAGGCCGGCTACCGGATCGGCGACACCGTCCGGGTGGCCACCAACGGCCCGGCCCTGGACACCACGCTGACCGGGATCTTCACCACCGACGACCCCAAGGTCAGCTCCGGCGACCCGCTGGTGCTCTTCGACACCGCCACCGCCCAGCGCCTGCTGCTGACGCCCGGCCAGTTCTCCGCCGTCTCGCTCACCGCCGCGCCCGGCACCAGCCAGAGCGCCCTGCAGGACGAGGTCCTGCCGGTGCTGCCGAAGAGCAACGCGATCGTCGCCCAGACCGCCGACCAGTTGCAGGCCGATCAGCGCACCATGGTCAGCAGGCAGATGTCCAGCGTGCGTACCATGCTGCTGGCCTTCGCCGGCATCTCGCTCTTCGTCGGCATCTTCATCATCGCCAACACCTTCACCATGCTGGTCGCCCAGCGCACCCGGGAGCTGGCGCTGCTGCGCGCGATCGGCGCCAGCCGCAAGCAGGTCACCCGCTCGGTGCTGCTGGAGGCGCTGCTGATCGGTGTGTTCTCCTCGGTGGCGGGCCTGCTCGCGGGCATCGGCATCGGCGCGGGGATGCAGACGCTGATCAGCCACCTGGGCAGCGGCACCACCCCCACCGGACCGCTGGTGATCGCGCCCACCACGGTGCTCACCGCGCTGCTGGTCGGTGTGCTGGTCACGGTGGTCTCGGCACTGCTGCCGGCCCGCCGGGCGGCGCGGATCGCACCGGTGGCCGCGATGGCCAGCGGCGACCAGCCGACCACCCAGAAGGGGCTGGTCGTGCGCAACAGCATCGGCGGCGTGATCGCCGGCGGCGGCCTGGCGCTGATCCTCTGGGGCGCGGCGTCCGGCTCGGACGGCAAGTGGATCGTGGCCGGCGGCGCGGCGGCCGCGCTGATCGGGACCTTCATCCTGACCCCGCTGCTCTCCCGCCCGCTGATCGCGCTGATCGGCCCGGCGCTCGGCAGGCTGTTCGGCGTCTCCGGCAAGCTGGCCCGGCAGAACGCGGTGCGCAACCCGCGCCGCACCGCCGCCACCGCCTCGGCCCTCACCATCGGCCTGACCCTGGTCAGCGCGCTGACCGTGCTGGGCGCCTCGATGAACGGCTGGCTGGACGGCGAGATCACCAAGTCGCTGAAGGCCGACTACTCGGTGCAGATGTCCAACGGCCTGTCCGTCTCGCCGACCATCGCCGACCAGATCGCCAAGACCCCGGGCGTGGTGGCCTCCTCCCCGGTGAACAACGCCTACCTCAAGATCGACGGCCAGGGCCAGCCGGTCACCGGCATCGACCCGGCCCAGGCTCCGCAGCTGCTCTCGCTGACCATGCAGAGCGGCTCCCTCTCCGCCCTGACCCAGGGCCAGCTACTGGTGGACGCGAGCCTCGCCAAGAGCCGGCAGCTGGCCGTGGGGAGCGCACTGCCCATCGCGTTCCCGGACGGCACCACCGGCACCCTCAAGGTCGGCGGCATCTACACCGACAACATGCTGGTCAAGAAGCTGGTCATGAGCAACGCGGCCCTGGCCGGCCACGGCGTCCAGCCCAGCTACGACCAGGTGCTGGTCAAGGGGGCGCAGGGTGAGAGCAGCACGCTGGAGCAGGCGCTGGTGAACGCCGGCGGCAACAACCCGCTGATCCAGGTGCAGAGCCAGCAGGACCTGCGCAACCAGCTGAGCTCCACCATCGCCTTCGCCCTGAACATGCTCTACGGCCTGCTGGCGATGTCGGTCCTGGTGGCCGTGCTGGGCGTGGTGAACACCATGGCGATGTCGGTCTTCGAGCGCAAGCGGGAGATCGGGATGCTGCGGGCGATCGGGCTGAACCGCTCCGCGGTCAAGCGGATGGTCCAGCTGGAGTCGGTGGTCATCTCGCTCTTCGGTGCGGTGCTGGGCCTGGCGCTGGGCTGCTTCCTGGCCTGGGCGGTGAACGGCACGCTGAAGAGCGACATCGCGGGCCTGAGCACCGTGCTGCCCTACGGCAAGCTGCTGGTCTTCCTGGCACTGGCCGCGGTGGTGGGCCTGGTGGCCGCGATCTGGCCCGCCCGGCGGGCGGCCAAGCTGGACATCCTGGACAGCATCAAGGCGGCCTGA
- a CDS encoding NAD(P)/FAD-dependent oxidoreductase: MSTTERPRILIVGGGYVGLYAAMRILKKMRYGEATVTVVDPRSYMTYLPFLPEAAGGNVAPRNLVAPLRSALKNAEVLTGHVTAVDHARKVATIAPLAGDSYELPFDYLVVATGSVSRTFPIPGLAEHGIGMKTVEEAISLRNHVMAQLDKAESTADPEVRRKALTFVIIGGGFAGVETIAEVEDMARDAAKIYKTVSRDDMRFILVEAANRILPEMGPDLGLWTKQKLEERNIEIYIETSMDSCVDQHVVLKNGVEADAATIVWTAGVKPNPVVANFGLPLGPRGHIDTAPTLQVQGFDYVWAAGDNSQVPDLAVGEGAWCPPNAQHAVRQAIVLGDNVISGMRGFPQAEYKHKNLGAVAGLGLHKGVAILFGKYKLKGRPAWWFHRLYHGSRVPTMNRKIRVFTDWTLAMFLKRETVGLSEMEKPFGAFQEVTPVVVPKPAAAADDEKADKALASK, encoded by the coding sequence ATGAGCACCACGGAGCGTCCTCGCATCCTCATTGTCGGCGGTGGTTACGTCGGCCTGTATGCCGCGATGCGCATCCTCAAGAAGATGCGCTACGGGGAGGCGACCGTCACGGTCGTCGACCCGCGGTCGTACATGACGTACCTGCCCTTCCTTCCCGAGGCGGCCGGCGGCAACGTCGCGCCTCGCAACCTCGTCGCGCCGCTGCGCAGCGCCCTGAAGAACGCGGAGGTGCTCACCGGTCACGTGACCGCTGTGGACCACGCGCGCAAGGTCGCCACCATCGCGCCGCTGGCCGGCGACTCCTACGAGCTGCCCTTCGACTACCTGGTCGTGGCCACCGGCTCGGTCTCGCGCACCTTCCCGATCCCCGGGCTGGCCGAGCACGGCATCGGCATGAAGACGGTCGAAGAGGCGATCAGCCTCCGCAACCACGTCATGGCGCAGCTGGACAAGGCCGAGTCCACCGCGGACCCGGAGGTCCGGCGCAAGGCCCTCACCTTCGTGATCATCGGCGGCGGCTTTGCCGGCGTCGAGACCATCGCCGAGGTCGAGGACATGGCGCGGGACGCGGCGAAGATCTACAAGACCGTCAGCCGCGACGACATGCGCTTCATCCTGGTCGAGGCGGCCAACCGGATCCTGCCCGAGATGGGCCCGGACCTCGGCCTGTGGACCAAGCAGAAGCTCGAAGAGCGCAACATCGAGATCTACATCGAGACCTCGATGGACTCCTGCGTCGACCAGCACGTGGTGCTGAAGAACGGCGTCGAGGCCGACGCGGCCACCATCGTGTGGACCGCGGGCGTCAAGCCCAACCCGGTGGTCGCCAACTTCGGCCTGCCGCTGGGCCCGCGTGGTCACATCGACACCGCGCCGACGCTGCAGGTCCAGGGCTTCGACTACGTCTGGGCGGCCGGCGACAACTCGCAGGTGCCGGACCTCGCGGTCGGCGAGGGCGCCTGGTGCCCGCCGAACGCGCAGCACGCGGTGCGTCAGGCGATCGTGCTCGGCGACAACGTGATCTCCGGCATGCGCGGCTTCCCGCAGGCCGAGTACAAGCACAAGAACCTCGGTGCGGTCGCCGGTCTGGGCCTGCACAAGGGTGTGGCGATCCTCTTCGGCAAGTACAAGCTGAAGGGCCGTCCGGCCTGGTGGTTCCACCGCCTGTACCACGGCAGCCGGGTGCCGACCATGAACCGCAAGATCCGGGTCTTCACCGACTGGACGCTCGCGATGTTCCTCAAGCGTGAGACGGTCGGCCTCTCGGAGATGGAGAAGCCGTTCGGCGCCTTCCAGGAGGTCACGCCCGTCGTCGTACCGAAGCCTGCAGCTGCGGCTGACGACGAGAAGGCCGACAAGGCGCTCGCGAGCAAGTAA
- a CDS encoding Ppx/GppA phosphatase family protein — translation MTATRVAAIDCGTNSIRLLIADLDPSTGEITDLDRRMLIVRLGQDVDRTGKLAPEALERTFAACREYAAVIAEHGVGPERTRFVATSASRDAENAAEFTKGVREILGVEPEVVSGDEEAQLSFTGATKELTGAPEVPAPYLVFDLGGGSTEFVLGGEHVHAARSVDIGCVRMTERHFAGSEVPTPDQIEAARADIEAALDLAAEVVPLTEAASLVGLAGTVTTVAAIALDLATYDSQAVHHSRLSLGQVREVTGRLLSSTHAERAAIPVMHPGRVDVIGAGALVLLSVMERTGAAELVVSEHDILDGIAWSVAG, via the coding sequence ATGACCGCCACCCGGGTGGCCGCGATCGACTGCGGCACCAACTCGATCCGTCTGCTGATCGCCGACCTCGACCCGAGCACCGGTGAGATCACCGACCTGGACCGCCGGATGCTGATCGTGCGGCTCGGCCAGGACGTGGACCGCACCGGGAAGCTGGCCCCCGAGGCGCTGGAGCGCACCTTCGCCGCCTGCCGCGAGTACGCGGCCGTCATCGCCGAGCACGGCGTGGGCCCCGAGCGCACCCGCTTCGTGGCCACCAGCGCCTCCCGGGACGCCGAGAACGCCGCCGAGTTCACCAAGGGCGTGCGCGAGATCCTCGGCGTCGAGCCCGAGGTGGTCAGCGGCGACGAGGAGGCCCAGCTCTCCTTCACCGGTGCCACCAAGGAGCTCACCGGCGCGCCCGAGGTGCCCGCCCCCTACCTGGTCTTCGATCTGGGCGGCGGCTCGACCGAGTTCGTGCTGGGCGGCGAACACGTGCACGCGGCCCGGTCGGTGGACATCGGCTGCGTGCGGATGACGGAGCGGCACTTCGCCGGCTCCGAGGTGCCGACCCCGGATCAGATCGAGGCGGCCAGGGCGGACATCGAGGCGGCGCTGGACCTGGCCGCCGAGGTGGTGCCGCTGACCGAGGCGGCCTCGCTGGTGGGCCTGGCCGGCACCGTCACCACGGTTGCGGCCATCGCGCTGGACCTGGCCACCTACGACTCGCAGGCCGTGCACCACTCCCGGCTCTCGCTGGGGCAGGTGCGCGAGGTGACCGGGCGGCTGCTGAGCAGTACCCACGCCGAGCGCGCCGCGATCCCGGTGATGCACCCGGGCCGGGTGGACGTGATCGGGGCCGGCGCACTGGTGCTGCTCTCCGTCATGGAGCGCACCGGGGCCGCGGAGCTGGTGGTCAGCGAGCACGACATCCTGGACGGGATCGCCTGGAGCGTGGCGGGCTGA
- a CDS encoding DUF501 domain-containing protein, translating to MSTENQSAAQAPKDEPVADRDLAAVAAQLGRVPRGTRAVAHRCPCGNPDVVETAPRLPDGTPFPTLYYLTCPKAASLIGTLEADGVMKDQTARLAEDPQLAAAYQKAHEDYIARRDAIEVLEGFPSAGGMPDRVKCLHVLVGHSLAAGPGVNPLGDEALAMLPEWWRKGSCVSEQDIETGIAALEAQRAEREDHAAVIAAKEQKAAERAAKRQQQGEQE from the coding sequence ATGAGCACTGAGAACCAGAGCGCCGCCCAGGCGCCGAAGGACGAGCCGGTCGCCGACCGCGACCTGGCCGCGGTGGCGGCCCAGCTCGGCCGCGTCCCGCGCGGCACCCGCGCGGTGGCGCACCGCTGCCCGTGCGGCAACCCCGACGTGGTGGAGACCGCCCCCCGGCTGCCCGACGGCACCCCGTTCCCGACCCTCTACTACCTGACCTGCCCCAAGGCCGCCTCGCTGATCGGCACCCTGGAGGCGGACGGGGTGATGAAGGATCAGACCGCTCGACTGGCCGAGGACCCGCAGCTGGCGGCGGCCTACCAGAAGGCGCACGAGGACTACATCGCCCGCCGGGACGCCATCGAGGTGCTGGAGGGCTTCCCCTCGGCCGGCGGCATGCCGGACCGGGTGAAGTGCCTGCACGTGCTGGTCGGCCACTCGCTGGCGGCCGGACCCGGCGTCAACCCGCTGGGGGACGAGGCGCTCGCGATGCTGCCCGAGTGGTGGCGCAAGGGCTCCTGCGTCAGCGAGCAGGACATCGAGACGGGCATTGCCGCGCTCGAGGCCCAGCGGGCCGAGCGTGAGGACCACGCGGCCGTGATCGCCGCCAAGGAGCAGAAGGCCGCCGAGCGGGCGGCCAAGCGTCAGCAGCAGGGGGAGCAGGAATGA
- a CDS encoding FtsB family cell division protein, translated as MARWKIPGLAGRPRFTSRATVLVLVLCSLVAILAYPTRQFMNQRAQINDQRVKAEQARQQVEQLTTQWARWQDPMFVKAQARERLHYALPGETPFVSVDPTPSATPTQPSGGGSAQAAAKAAKPWYATVWDSVDAAAAPVPAP; from the coding sequence ATGGCACGCTGGAAGATCCCGGGCCTGGCCGGTCGGCCGAGGTTCACCTCCCGGGCCACCGTGCTGGTCCTGGTGCTCTGCTCGCTGGTGGCGATCCTCGCCTACCCGACCAGGCAGTTCATGAATCAGCGCGCCCAGATCAACGACCAGCGGGTCAAGGCCGAGCAGGCCCGCCAGCAGGTGGAGCAGCTGACGACCCAGTGGGCCCGCTGGCAGGACCCCATGTTCGTCAAGGCCCAGGCCCGGGAGCGGCTGCACTACGCGCTGCCCGGCGAGACTCCGTTCGTCTCGGTCGACCCCACCCCGTCGGCCACGCCCACCCAGCCCTCGGGCGGCGGTTCCGCGCAGGCCGCCGCGAAGGCGGCCAAGCCCTGGTACGCCACCGTCTGGGACTCGGTGGACGCGGCCGCCGCCCCCGTCCCCGCCCCGTGA